The genomic interval GTTTGTTGTTGTCTGATTTGTCTTTGTTGGGGTGGGTCGATGCGACAAGATATTGTCTTTGACATGGAGACGAGCGACCCGGACGATGCGCTCACGTTGTGTCTGGTGGCGACGCATCCCTCGGTGGTCCTTCGGGCCGTCACCGTGACGCCGGGCACTCGCGCGCAAGTGGGGATGGTGAAGCATCTGCTCGCGCGCGCGGGGAGAGCCGATATCCCCGTGGGAGCACGCAACCCCTCGGCGGAGAAGGAGAGCCTGTCGGCGTTCCACACCAAGTGGTTGGGCGCCTTGGCTCCATCCGATCCGGACGCCCTGGCGCACGAGTTGCTGGCGTCCGTCCTCCTCCAGTTCCCCGAGGCGACGCTGCTGACGGGCGCACCGCTTCAAAACCTCCGGCTGCTGTTGGAGCAGCACCCCGAAGCGCGGTTGCGGAGGTGGGTGGCGCAGGGGGGCTTCGCGGGGGACAACCTCGTCGCGCCCGAGCATCGCCTGGCCAAGTTCGAGGGCCGTCGCACGTGTCCGACGTTCAACTTCAACGGCGACCCGAAGGGCGCGCTGCTGGCCTTGTCCTCGGAGCGGGTGGGCCGGCGCGAGCTCGTGTCCAAGAACGTCACGCATGGCGTGGCGTACGACGAGGCCTTTCACGAACGCATGCGCCCCCATCGCACGAAGACCGCGGGGCTGGCCCTCGTCTTCGAGGCCATGGAGCGTTACCTGTCGGCGAAGCCCGAGGGGAAGCTCCTGCACGACCCCATCGCGGCGTGTGCTGCCATCGACCCGAGCATCGTCACCTGGGCCGAGGTGGAGATGGTGCGCGAGCGCGGCGAGTGGGGCGCCGAGCCCGCGCTGGGCACCCATACGTTCATCTCGGTGGCGCTGGACCGGGAGCGCTTCTTCCAGACCTTCGTCGGAGAGGCTCCCGGCCTGGCCGAGGGTGTCGTCAGCCCGGCGTGAACCACATCACGGCCAAGGGGGGCAGGGTGAGCACCGCCGACGCGGGCTGGCCATCCCAACCCGTGGCCTCGGTGCGGAGCTGCCCCATGTTGCCCACGTTGGAGCCGCCGTACTCGACCGCGTCGGTGTTGAGCACCTCCACGTAGCCTCCATGCAGGGGGAAGCCCACGCGGTAGTTCTCGCGTACGGTGGGCGACAGGTTGGCCACGCAGACGACGTGGCGCCCTGGCTGCCGTGAGCGGCGGACGAACGCGAGCACGTTGTCGGAAGAAGAGTCGGGCTGGAGCCACTGGAAGCCCACCGGCTCGTTGTCCGCGTCGTACAGCGCGGGCAGTTCCTTGTAGATGCGGTTCAACGCCGCCACCAGCCGCTGGATGCCCTGGTGTCCCGGGTCCTTCGTGAGGTGCCAGTCCAGGCTCTTGTCGTGGTTCCACTCCGCGGGCTGGCCGAACTCTCCCCCCATGAAGAGCAGCTTCTTGCCCGGGTGGGCCCACATCCACGCGAACAGCGCGCGCAGGTTGGCCCGCTTCTGCCAGGGGTCTCCGGGCATGCGCCCATAGAGGCTGCCCTTGCCGTGCACCACCTCGTCATGGCTCAGCGGCAACATGAAGTGCTCGCTGAAGGCGTAGAGCAGACCGAAGGTGAGCTGGTTGTGGTGGTACTGCCGGTAGATGGGGTCCTTGGAGAAGTACGACAGCGTGTCGTGCATCCAGCCCATGTTCCACTTGAAGTGGAAGCCCAGTCCGCCCTCGCTCGTGGGCGCGGAGACCTTGGGCCACGCGGTGGACTCCTCGGCGATGACCACCACACCCGGGTGCTTGCGGCGCACGGTGTCGTTGAGCTCGCGAAGGAACTGGATGGCCTCCTCGTTCTCCCGGCCGCCCCAGCGATTGGGAATCCACTCGCCCTGCTTGCGGCTGTAGTCGAGGTAGAGCATCGACGCCACCGCGTCCACGCGCAGCCCGTCGACGTGGTACTCCTCAATCCAGAACAGCGCGTTGGCGATGAGGAAGTTGCGCACCTCGTTGCGGCCGAAGTTGAAGACCAACGTCCCCCAGTCCGGCTGCGCGCCCTTGCGCGGGTCCGAGTGCTCGTACAGCGCCGTGCCATCGAACTCGCCGAGCGCGTGTGAATCCCGGGGGAAGTGGCCGGGCACCCAGTCGATGATGACGCCGATGCCCTCCTCGTGCAGGTGGTCCACCAGGAACCGGAAGTCATCCGGGTGGCCATAGCGGGCCGTGGGCGCGTAATAGCCGCCGACCTGGTAGCCCCAGGAGCCGCCGTACGGATACTCGGCGACGGGGAGCAGCTCCACGTGGGTGAAGCCCATGTGCTTGACGTACTCGGCGAGCGCGGGCGCCAGCTCCCGGTACGTCATGGGCCGGTCTCCGTCCTCCACGACGTGACGCCAGCTCCCCAGGTGCACCTCGTACACGCTCCACGGATGGCGCGTGACGTCGCCGCGCTGGGTCCGCGCCTCGAGCCACGGGGCATCTCGCCAACGGTAGTGCCCCAGGTCATGGACCACGGACGCGGTGGCGGGAGGCGCCTCGGTGCGGAACGCGAACGGGTCCGCCTTCAACAGCCGCGGGCCACCTTGCCCCGGACGAATCTCGAACTTGTAGCGAGTCCCTTCGCCCACCTCGGGGACGAACAGCTCCCAGATGCCGGAGGCGCCCATGCGGCGCATCGCATGCAGCCGGCCGTCCCAGCTGTTGAAGTCTCCCACCACGGAGACGCCCGCGGCCGTGGGTGCCCAGACGGCGAAGGACACCCCCTTGGTGCCGTTGTGGTGGATGAGGTGCGCGCCCATGCGCTCCCAGAGCCGCTCGTGGCGGCCCTCACCCGCGTAGTACAGGTCCATCTCCCCGAGCGTGGGGAGGAAGCTGTACGGGTCCCTCAACGTGAAGACGCGCTTGCCGGGGTACTCCACCTCCAGCAGATAGCCGAAGGTCGACTTGCAGTTGTTGACGCGCGCCTCGAAGACACCGTCCTCGCGGCTCTCCATGCGGATGCGGTCTCCGTCGTCCCGCAGGACGTGGATGCTCACCGCGTCCGGGCGATAGGCGCGCACCACCACGCCGTCTCCATCCGGGTGGATGCCGAGCACCGAGTGAGGCTCCGGGTGCCGCAGCTCCACCACGCGCCGGATTTCCGTG from Myxococcus stipitatus carries:
- the glgB gene encoding 1,4-alpha-glucan branching protein GlgB — encoded protein: MRKPADKAHVDTEIRRVVELRHPEPHSVLGIHPDGDGVVVRAYRPDAVSIHVLRDDGDRIRMESREDGVFEARVNNCKSTFGYLLEVEYPGKRVFTLRDPYSFLPTLGEMDLYYAGEGRHERLWERMGAHLIHHNGTKGVSFAVWAPTAAGVSVVGDFNSWDGRLHAMRRMGASGIWELFVPEVGEGTRYKFEIRPGQGGPRLLKADPFAFRTEAPPATASVVHDLGHYRWRDAPWLEARTQRGDVTRHPWSVYEVHLGSWRHVVEDGDRPMTYRELAPALAEYVKHMGFTHVELLPVAEYPYGGSWGYQVGGYYAPTARYGHPDDFRFLVDHLHEEGIGVIIDWVPGHFPRDSHALGEFDGTALYEHSDPRKGAQPDWGTLVFNFGRNEVRNFLIANALFWIEEYHVDGLRVDAVASMLYLDYSRKQGEWIPNRWGGRENEEAIQFLRELNDTVRRKHPGVVVIAEESTAWPKVSAPTSEGGLGFHFKWNMGWMHDTLSYFSKDPIYRQYHHNQLTFGLLYAFSEHFMLPLSHDEVVHGKGSLYGRMPGDPWQKRANLRALFAWMWAHPGKKLLFMGGEFGQPAEWNHDKSLDWHLTKDPGHQGIQRLVAALNRIYKELPALYDADNEPVGFQWLQPDSSSDNVLAFVRRSRQPGRHVVCVANLSPTVRENYRVGFPLHGGYVEVLNTDAVEYGGSNVGNMGQLRTEATGWDGQPASAVLTLPPLAVMWFTPG
- a CDS encoding nucleoside hydrolase, whose protein sequence is MRQDIVFDMETSDPDDALTLCLVATHPSVVLRAVTVTPGTRAQVGMVKHLLARAGRADIPVGARNPSAEKESLSAFHTKWLGALAPSDPDALAHELLASVLLQFPEATLLTGAPLQNLRLLLEQHPEARLRRWVAQGGFAGDNLVAPEHRLAKFEGRRTCPTFNFNGDPKGALLALSSERVGRRELVSKNVTHGVAYDEAFHERMRPHRTKTAGLALVFEAMERYLSAKPEGKLLHDPIAACAAIDPSIVTWAEVEMVRERGEWGAEPALGTHTFISVALDRERFFQTFVGEAPGLAEGVVSPA